The genomic region CGGTTCCGTGCAAAAACATCAACCCGCAcggacgcacgcacgcacgatgTGCACCTCACGCGagaattgttgttttgttgttcgcTCATTacttgggtttttttctgccacttgtttttttgtgtcttaCTACCCACACTCCGTCAGCATCGGCATCATCACCGCCATCGCGAACACGATCACGCCAAGGGTTTGTGCTCGGAGGAGGTTGGGGGGACGGAAGTGAACGCGAATCGCGAACCGCGTGTGCTCGCGCTTCCAAAATTGCACGTGCTCCACGTGATTCCCGTGCGAGCTAAGTTGGAGGGAGCCTCACCGTGGCCGCACGGGAGGTCGGAAAACACGATCAATGTGAGGGTTTGGTtgacggaaaaataaaaaaagccaCACGACCAAATGACAAGTCCACTTTCGCCCCTCGCGGTtgttgtatgtgtgtatgaggCACGAGTAGTGCCTCTGGTGGGAGGCGTTCGAACACGGTTTCCGGGAGGGTCATGGAATCCGGGGGGATGGCACGAGACCAGAACACTTTGACGTCGGCGGTGACTGTGACTGTCCCGGCACTTCGAAGTGGCCGCGCATCGGTGATCGGGAAACGTGCGAAAGATTTGCGACACGTGACGAATCGCGAGAGTCGTCGAAGAAGGTAAAAAAACAGACAGCTTAAAAACAACTACGAATGGGATATGGACTgggcgaaggaaaattaaCTATTCCGCCCGTTCCATCCGCATACACGTGTGTGGCGCCTTGGTATTGCGTTTCGCGCTTTAGATGAAGTCGTACATCGGGGAATCTACATACGGAATATAAAGAGAGGATAAAACAGAAACACTTCAGGAAATCGCGAACTTATCAACAACAAAATCGTCAAGGTTAAGGATAGCCAAAGATCATTGATTtctaaaatgaataaaatttgtttaacatGGTAGCcatcttgttgttttttttatgaagtGTGATTGAACATTACCAAGTtgatacatttgtttttttacctaAAAGAACATAATCAACTTACAAAATTCGCATTTCTGAAAAAAATAAGTCATCTACGTTTGAGAAAGTCGTAAATTCTTTTCACTCTTCAACCCACTTTAACACATTGTATCGTAAAACTCATTGAacgattcatttcatttcaagtgTTTATTCGAATGACCCTCGAAGTAGTTCCTTTGGCAAAAAAATGCGATAAACTCTTAAGAGGCTAATGGCAAACAATTTAATAGATATATTCAGAAAACATGTAAAGCACATAATAATGACCATTTGTAATTAATATTCTTATGATCATAAATATAGCCATTTTGTTGGCTAAGTTCTTCAAAAATTGTCTATCtagaatgaaggaaaaaacgaaaaagaaccaTCAACTCCTAGCACCAAGTGTTTAACAACAGGTAGCTTCTCAATAAGCGAAAAGTGTCTCAATTGCTTGACCAAACCGTttaacctcctcctcctgcttcGAGAAAAAGGTAAGAAGCCGGGCGACAATTGGCTGCAGATTACGCCATCTCGCCAACCTGCATGAGAGCTTCGTTCTTCGTTCGCCGCACGTACTTCCATCTCCCCTCCGCTCCCCCCATGCTGCTCGTTTTCCAAAGACGCCCGCAGCCCCTCCTTCTCCACCCCGTTCTCGGCTTGGCCCTTCGACGAGTTGGAAGTGAGCGGCGGCGCGTGCTGCATGTCGCGTTCATCTCTGGGATCCACCCCTCTTCTCCCCTTCACCTCTCTCTCGCCCAACgagcacaacaacaacaacgtgtGCCCTTCCACACCCCCACCCAAAACgcatgggggggggggggaggggggggaggggggggagggggggggtgAGTGCGCGAAATGATCGCGTAAGTGTGGTTTGGCGCAAGCACAAATCGCTCGCGGAACTCGCCGCCGTCAGGTGATGGAAAACGGCACAACAAAAACCCCCAAAATCACCCCCTCTGCTCCATCGGGTCGTTTGCGAGGGAGCGAGGTAACataagagagggagagagagagagagagagagaaggaaaaagggaaagataGAGAGAAACCGGTTGACGTTCGATTCTCGGAGCGCGAACCCCGCGAGGGTTGTTTTCGCGAACACCCCTCCGCGCACTGGGGTGTTTCTTACCGTTGTGGACGCGCTTGCTTTCGTGTGCACTTCTTCCACCACCCGCCCCTTCCACCGACATCGCTTCTGGGCAAACGGCGATCAGTCGGAGCCGTTGCAACGGATTGCCTTTTGCTTCAAACTGCATTCGGCGTTCTGCATCTGCGAGCAACGGGCATGGGAGGGGGAGGATCGCAAGAGAAGGGAAGGGTCTGGTGGGGACTGCGGGAGTCTCGTGAGACGTGGCTGGGGTGAGGGACGGACACACAAAGCGCAAACCGAACGCGATCACCGAAGGCTACACCACCATCGCGCCGTTGCCGCCTTCGAGGAGATCGGATCGAAGGCAACTTCGAACACGGAACAACCGGGTGCAAGAGGGACGGAACCGAGGCGGGCTCATGTGCAGGAGCGAGAAAGGGCATTGGAGCAGCGGAAAACGCGCGCAACCACGCGCGTCGCACACTTTTTGCCGCCAACAGCGGTCCAACAACACCGACTTGGACTTGGACGGCGGAGCAGACGGAACCAGATATAAAACAAAGGAGTGCTTTGTGTCTCGCTGCAGGTCGGAAGGGTGCCGAGGGATGGGCTCAGGTAGCCCGCGcgggaagcgaaggaaaatccATTGAATAACGCAGGAAAATCCTCACGGAAGGGTACAACACAACGGAACGCGCAAGCAAACACATTGCAGTTTggctcgccgtcgtcgtcatccGGTGGagtaataaatatttttattaatgctTCACTTCACAGTTTTGGATGAGCCTCTCTCGGGGGGGGAAGTAAACACGAGTGATTGATGTATTACACTTCACTATCGGGAATTGAAAgacattaaatttaaatttaaatttaatgttttgcagcaACATTGTTGAAAAGGTGGCTGCAATGAGCAATGGATActtttttgaaaacactttGTTCTGCCTGCTTCCACGGAAAAGAGAACGGTTGTTAATTTCATaaggaaaacatcaaaaacgaCAATCAAGCAAGTAAAAAATGGGTTTAAATTCAACGCGTCAGTTGTGTAGCATTGTCGAAGGAAGTACGAGAGCAACAGTAGGGTATGATAAGAAGTCAATTCTATCCCAATCAAAATACAGCAGAACTAACCGGAATCAAGGAACAGAGAACTGCGCTCAAGAATGATCAAACatttactgaaaaaaaacaacagataaaaaacaaaaactaaaactattTACTCGAAACAATAAAAGTAGAATACATCAAGTGCACAAGAGAAAGAACAGAGGTAAAACAAGTAAATGTATCAGAAAAGTAGCGAACATCGTAGAGAGATTTGAGAAATCCGATATCAAAGTCCTAAGAATAACGCTGAATAAGGTAATTATGTTTCAGTTTGTAAAATAAAGCTAACATTCAATTTACTAGCACGTAGAAAAATTCGTAAAACAGAACGATTGTGATTTGATTACCAATTGAATTATCATACTATTCGATAGAACCAAACGTTGGAAACGTACTTCTTGTACAATCACAATTCGGCGCACTCGGCGTTTTCTGCGAATGTAGTCCACACAAGGTCATTTTACCGATGATGAAACCAACACCAACAAATTTGACTCTGTGTTTGTGAGAGCTAATATCGCGCGACATTGGTCGACGATTGTCGCTCTACATTTGTGAGCGAGGTTGTAAGATGGGGCATTCAGTGCGTTAGAAAGAGCTCGCTACATGTGTTTCGTGTCAGAAAAGTCGCATTGAAAAGACGCGGGACTTTTTCAGGTATGAGATGTTGGACAGGAATTAGTTTTACGATGGCTAGCAAGGAGACGACACTGGAGCTGATCGAGGATTACCGGAAGCTTCCGGTCCTGTGGAGCAAGAAGCATCCGCTGTACAAACATCGCCAGACACGGTTAAAGCATCTAAGGGTTCTGGCCAAAAAATACGGTGTTAAGGAACCCGTCATGGAGAAGCGGATTCACAACCTAAGGTCGCAATTTACGCGCGAGCATAAAGAGCAGTTGAAGAAAACCAAAGACCCACTTCCGAGGCGCTCCTGGTACGGATACGAAAAGATGCTGTTTCTGAAGGACGACTGGCAAGGTGTGGAGGGAGGAGATGCAAATAGCGAGGGCCCGTTCAGTGACCTCTCCGACGCAGATGCATGGGAAATGGAAGGCGACTTTGACGATATGATAGCGTCGAGTGTGGTAAGTTCTAAACAAGCTAAACGAGTTTTCACTCggtcaaatcaaacaaatggtGCCCCAATATATTCTAGGTTGATGCCAAGGGAACGAAAATAATTCCAGTAATCGACGTGGATGCCGACTCGAGTGAATCGCAACCGGAGCTTGAAGCCGATACGACTCCAACCGTCAGCAGCAGTTCGGCGAAACAAAGAGCAACGCGCAAACCTATTCCAGGGCCCGCAGTACGAATGCAGTGGGCAAAAGCAAAGCAGGCTGCGCCAAAACGGGACGAATACGCCGTGTACGGGGAATATGTTGGTGAAAAGCTGCGAAACGCCGGTAAAAGCCGGCTCGAAATCGCCAGGGCACAGCAGGATATAGAGGCGATATTCATTAAACTAGAGAGCGGAATATATGGAAAGCCTGGGtaaaaatcgaatatcaaAAACTAAACCACCAAACATTCCTTCACCCACAGGCCGAACAAAAGGAGGAGTGAGAACTAACTTTTACCAAATATCTAACATGAACTGAAATGAATTATCTACATTTAGTCGTGTTAcattataaataaaacgaattaAAGTAAGCGTCACAATTAAGTTGtgtcttattattttttgtgcaagaaaagaaaacgcctGTTACGGAAACATTCGCTTACGTGACTTAAGGAAAACAGCAAGTAAGTATCATATAATTACACGAATGCCTAGCCACAACCCGCATCCCCTTTGCAGTGAAATGAATTCGAATTGGAAGTAAATGATGGAAACTTACATTAAAACATCAAGGACATGCAAATCGTGCAGTGTGTTTTTGAAGTGCAACAATtagtttttgaaacaaactccGCCAGAGTTTCATTCTTCTTCAGCACAAATGGGCAAAGAAGTTTAAGTTTTCACAAGAATCTCCTCAACCCAACGCTCGTCGCACATCCCTTCCTCCACCTATTGGCGCTAGTTTCCATAATTTTGCGTTTTCCTTTGTCCAAAATGTGTCCACAATCCGTTGTCAAGTACCGGCTTTGACGTCAAATTAAACCCTTCACCGAAAAATCGGTACGGTAGGGCTAAGGGAGGGCGAGTTTCAGAGGGGTTTCGCTAAAGTGAGGACCATGTTTTCACGACCGACCGAAGGAGCAGCAAACCCAGCCCAGCAAACGAACACTGGAATGGGAAAGACAGAAT from Anopheles coustani chromosome 3, idAnoCousDA_361_x.2, whole genome shotgun sequence harbors:
- the LOC131260265 gene encoding uncharacterized protein LOC131260265, which encodes MRCWTGISFTMASKETTLELIEDYRKLPVLWSKKHPLYKHRQTRLKHLRVLAKKYGVKEPVMEKRIHNLRSQFTREHKEQLKKTKDPLPRRSWYGYEKMLFLKDDWQGVEGGDANSEG
- the LOC131259357 gene encoding uncharacterized protein LOC131259357, whose translation is MEGDFDDMIASSVVDAKGTKIIPVIDVDADSSESQPELEADTTPTVSSSSAKQRATRKPIPGPAVRMQWAKAKQAAPKRDEYAVYGEYVGEKLRNAGKSRLEIARAQQDIEAIFIKLESGIYGKPG